A window of Microbacterium sp. Root61 genomic DNA:
TAGGCCGCGGCATCCGTCCCGCTACAGCTCGGTGACGATGCCCGCGTCGACCCGCCAGCGCCGGTCGGTCTGCACTGTGTCGAGCATCCGCCGGTCGTGGGTCACCAGCAGCAGCGTTCCCTCGTAGGACTCCAGCGCCTGCTCGAGCTGTTCGATCGCCGGCAGGTCGAGGTGGTTCGTCGGCTCGTCGAGCACCAGCACGTTCACCCCACGCGCCTGCAGCAGGGCGAGGCCCGCCCGCGTGCGCTCCCCCGGTGAGAGCTCGTCGACGGGGCGGGTGACGTGATCGGCCTTGAGCCCGAACTTGGCGAGGAGCGTGCGGACCTCGCCGGCGGCCATGTCGGGGACGAGTTCTTCGAAGGCCGTCGCCAGAGGCTGCGATCCCGCCAGCAGCGAGCGCGCCTGATCGATCTCGCCGATCGAGACGTTGGCCCCGAGACTCGCCGTGCCCTCGGTGGGCAGCTGGGTCCCGAGCAGCGCACGCAGGAGCGTCGACTTGCCGGCACCGTTCGGTCCGGTGATCCCGATGCGGTCGCCGGCATTGACCTGCAGCGACACTGGCCCGAGGGCGAACGATCCCTGGGTGAACACCGCCGAGCTGAGGGTCGAGACGACAGAGCTCGAGCGCGGCGCGGCACCGATCGTGAACTGGAGCTCCCACTCCTTGCGCGGCTCTTCGACCTCGTCGAGGCGCGCGATCCGGCTCTCCATCTGGCGGACCTTCTGGGCCTGCTTCTCGCTGGACTCCGTGGCCGCTTTGCGCCGGATCTTGTCGTTGTCCGGAGACTTCTTCATCGCGTTGCGCACGCCCTGGCTCGACCACTCCCGCTGCACCCTGGCCCGCGAGACGAGATCGGCCTTCTTGTCGGCGAACTCGTCGTACTTCTCGCGCTGATGGCGGCGGACCGTCGCACGCTCCTCCAGGTACGAGTCGTAGCCACCGCCGAAGACCCGATTCGAGCCCTGCGCCAGGTCGAGCTCGAGCACCCGGGTCACGCAGCGCGCGAGAAACTCGCGGTCGTGACTGACCAGCACCACCCCGCCGCGGAGCCCGCGCACGAAGGCTTCGAGCCGTTCGAGGCCGTCGAGGTCGAGATCGTTGGTGGGTTCATCCAGCAGCACGATGTCGAACCGCGAGAGCAGCAACGCGGCCAAGCCGACCCTGGCCGCCTGCCCACCGGAGAGCGAGGTCATCAGGGCCGTCTCGACGTCTGCGCCACCGAGCCCGAGGTCGGCGAGCACGACGGGGAGGCGCTCGTCGAGATCGGCCGCGCCGCTGGCGAGCCAGCGATCCAGCGCGTTCGAGTACACATCCGCCGGATCGAGGCCCGGTGCGGCGAGCGACGGATCACCGAGGGCGGATGCCGCGGCATCCATGTCTCTCGTCGCCTCCGCGCACCCGGTACGACGGGCGATGTACTCGGCCACGGTCTCGCCGACGACGCGCTCGTGCTCCTGGGGCAGCCACCCGACGAACGCGTCGGCGGGCGACAGCCTGATCGTCCCCGCCTGCGGCTCATCGATGCCGGCGAGCAGGCGGAGCAGCGTGGACTTTCCCGCGCCGTTAGCCCCGACGACCCCCACCACATCGCCCGGAGCGACGGTCAGATCGAGCGAGTCGAAGAGGGTGCGATGGCCGTACCCGCCGGCCAGGCCCTGGGCCACGAGAGTTGCGGTCATCAGTCAATCTTGTCATCGGCGGCGGCGGCGGATTGCCGCACCGGCACGTCATCGGCCACGACTCGCTCACGTG
This region includes:
- a CDS encoding ABC-F family ATP-binding cassette domain-containing protein, producing the protein MTATLVAQGLAGGYGHRTLFDSLDLTVAPGDVVGVVGANGAGKSTLLRLLAGIDEPQAGTIRLSPADAFVGWLPQEHERVVGETVAEYIARRTGCAEATRDMDAAASALGDPSLAAPGLDPADVYSNALDRWLASGAADLDERLPVVLADLGLGGADVETALMTSLSGGQAARVGLAALLLSRFDIVLLDEPTNDLDLDGLERLEAFVRGLRGGVVLVSHDREFLARCVTRVLELDLAQGSNRVFGGGYDSYLEERATVRRHQREKYDEFADKKADLVSRARVQREWSSQGVRNAMKKSPDNDKIRRKAATESSEKQAQKVRQMESRIARLDEVEEPRKEWELQFTIGAAPRSSSVVSTLSSAVFTQGSFALGPVSLQVNAGDRIGITGPNGAGKSTLLRALLGTQLPTEGTASLGANVSIGEIDQARSLLAGSQPLATAFEELVPDMAAGEVRTLLAKFGLKADHVTRPVDELSPGERTRAGLALLQARGVNVLVLDEPTNHLDLPAIEQLEQALESYEGTLLLVTHDRRMLDTVQTDRRWRVDAGIVTEL